In one window of Anaeromyxobacter diazotrophicus DNA:
- the nadC gene encoding carboxylating nicotinate-nucleotide diphosphorylase, whose product MALLPAHVERLVELALEEDLFLGDATSDATLDAQATGEGRFLAKDDLVLAGTAVAERVFERLGASCRFDRPDGARAAKGEWLGSARGPLRALLAAERTALNFLQRLSGVATLTRTCADALARGGGKTRLLDTRKTTPGWRALEKAAVRAGGGVNHRFALGDGVLIKDNHVAACGGVGEAVRRARASASALLRVEAEVTDLAGLEEAIAAGADIVLLDNMDDAALAEAVRLARGRVLLEASGNMTLERLPRVAATGVDFVSMGALTHSARAVDVSFEIAPS is encoded by the coding sequence GTGGCCCTCCTCCCAGCGCACGTCGAGCGGCTCGTCGAGCTGGCGCTGGAGGAGGACCTCTTCCTCGGCGACGCGACCAGCGACGCCACGCTCGATGCCCAGGCGACGGGCGAGGGGCGGTTCCTGGCCAAGGACGACCTCGTCCTGGCCGGGACCGCCGTCGCCGAGCGCGTCTTCGAGCGCCTCGGCGCCTCCTGCCGCTTCGACCGGCCGGACGGCGCCCGCGCCGCGAAGGGCGAATGGCTCGGGAGCGCGCGCGGTCCGCTGCGCGCGCTCCTCGCCGCCGAGCGCACCGCGCTCAACTTCCTGCAGCGCCTCTCCGGCGTGGCCACGCTCACCCGCACCTGCGCCGACGCGCTCGCCCGCGGCGGCGGCAAGACGCGGCTGCTCGACACCCGCAAGACCACCCCCGGCTGGCGCGCGCTGGAGAAGGCCGCGGTGCGGGCCGGCGGCGGCGTCAACCACCGCTTCGCGCTCGGCGACGGGGTGCTCATCAAGGACAACCACGTGGCCGCCTGCGGCGGGGTGGGGGAGGCGGTCCGCCGCGCCCGCGCCAGCGCCAGCGCGCTCCTGCGCGTCGAGGCGGAGGTCACCGATCTGGCCGGCCTCGAGGAGGCCATCGCGGCCGGCGCCGACATCGTGCTGCTCGACAACATGGACGACGCGGCGCTGGCGGAGGCGGTCCGCCTCGCGCGCGGGCGGGTGCTGCTCGAGGCGAGCGGCAACATGACGCTGGAGCGGCTGCCGCGGGTGGCCGCCACCGGCGTGGACTTCGTGTCGATGGGCGCGCTCACCCACAGCGCGCGCGCGGTGGACGTCTCGTTCGAGATCGCGCCCTCGTGA